One region of Vibrio zhugei genomic DNA includes:
- a CDS encoding allantoate amidohydrolase, producing the protein MDSALLAAHQIMEYADILATFSADDDGITRAYLTEQHQQAHQQIQAWMEHAGLLSWEDSVGNQWGRKVSPNPTLPTLIIGSHSDTVTNAGKYDGNLGILLAIAALDQLREVALPFHVDVVAFADEEGTRFNTTLIGSSAVAGIYQSQWLTVTDRDGVTMGDAMRKFGLDPANIASAARRASDVSAYLEVHIEQGPVLEANNRAVGVVSGIAGAKRYELNVTGTAGHAGTVPLSLRRDALCGAAEMIQFIEYYAGKHDMVATVGMCHTPQGAVNVIPGKTQFTLDIRSENQDKLEHAAQEIMVALERIAKHRQLQLEVSNIYDAPAVLCSEGLSQLWADAVHRVTGQEALLLPSGAGHDGLAMATLTEVGMLFVRCEKGISHHPAEQVSVDDVSVALQTLVAMIQGLSLKQ; encoded by the coding sequence ATGGATAGCGCTTTATTGGCCGCACATCAGATTATGGAATACGCTGATATCTTGGCGACATTCAGTGCCGATGATGATGGCATCACACGTGCATACTTAACTGAGCAGCACCAACAAGCTCACCAGCAAATACAAGCCTGGATGGAACACGCTGGGCTATTGAGTTGGGAAGACAGCGTCGGCAATCAGTGGGGTAGAAAAGTGTCGCCGAATCCCACCTTGCCAACCTTAATTATTGGCTCTCATAGTGACACCGTCACTAATGCAGGGAAATATGATGGTAATTTAGGCATTTTATTGGCCATTGCTGCGCTAGACCAATTGCGTGAGGTCGCGTTACCTTTCCATGTGGATGTGGTGGCTTTTGCTGATGAAGAAGGGACACGCTTTAATACCACACTCATTGGCTCTTCCGCCGTGGCTGGTATCTACCAATCACAGTGGCTTACCGTAACGGACCGTGATGGGGTGACGATGGGCGATGCCATGCGCAAGTTTGGTCTCGATCCTGCAAACATTGCCTCCGCTGCTCGGCGTGCAAGTGATGTCTCCGCTTATTTAGAGGTGCATATTGAGCAAGGTCCGGTGTTAGAAGCCAACAACCGTGCGGTCGGAGTGGTGTCCGGTATTGCAGGAGCTAAGCGTTATGAGTTGAACGTAACTGGAACAGCGGGGCATGCGGGGACAGTGCCGCTGTCGTTGCGACGAGATGCGTTGTGCGGCGCGGCGGAAATGATTCAGTTCATTGAATATTACGCAGGGAAGCATGATATGGTCGCAACCGTTGGTATGTGTCATACCCCGCAGGGGGCGGTCAATGTCATTCCGGGCAAGACGCAATTTACGTTAGATATCCGTAGTGAGAATCAAGACAAGTTAGAACATGCTGCGCAAGAAATTATGGTGGCACTTGAACGTATTGCCAAGCATCGTCAATTGCAGTTAGAGGTCAGTAATATCTATGATGCTCCCGCGGTTCTGTGTAGCGAGGGATTGAGTCAATTGTGGGCAGATGCGGTTCATCGTGTGACAGGACAAGAGGCGTTACTGTTGCCGAGCGGTGCCGGTCATGATGGTCTGGCGATGGCAACACTTACTGAGGTTGGCATGCTCTTTGTACGTTGTGAAAAGGGCATCAGTCACCATCCAGCAGAGCAAGTAAGTGTCGACGATGTGAGTGTCGCTTTGCAGACTTTGGTTGCCATGATTCAAGGTTTGTCACTCAAGCAATAA
- a CDS encoding bile acid:sodium symporter family protein, translating into MKVLEKLKKEWFILGMMVAIALAIVTPNVGKTDGWLRLDIVTSLGIALVFFLHGLGLSPQAIKAGLSNWKLHIYVQLATFVVYPLLWVIFGDQFLAFMPAPLAFGFCYLFSLPSTVSSSVTMTSVGKGNVPGAIFNASLSSIIGVFITPALIEAFMGLQGANMNFWEAVLDIGKLLLVPMALGQLLRPYLVAWTTRHKAIVGKLDKYVIILIVYNAFCDSVINGIWTQFSTRLLLLSIAICIVVLLIMVHGIQWGARCCGFELSDEVAAVFCGTKKTLAAGIPMAKVIFGSDPNLGMLLLPIMLYHPLQIFYCAMIANRYAAKAENKATVATSS; encoded by the coding sequence ATGAAAGTATTAGAGAAACTAAAAAAAGAATGGTTTATTTTAGGCATGATGGTTGCCATTGCACTGGCGATTGTGACGCCCAATGTGGGTAAAACGGATGGCTGGCTACGGTTGGATATTGTGACCAGTCTTGGTATCGCTTTGGTGTTTTTTCTGCATGGCCTTGGATTGAGTCCGCAAGCCATTAAAGCAGGTTTATCCAATTGGAAATTGCATATCTATGTGCAATTAGCCACATTCGTTGTTTATCCATTATTGTGGGTTATTTTTGGTGATCAATTTTTGGCGTTTATGCCAGCACCGTTGGCGTTTGGTTTTTGTTATTTATTTTCCTTACCGAGTACCGTGTCATCGTCAGTCACGATGACCAGTGTCGGAAAAGGGAATGTACCTGGCGCCATTTTCAATGCGTCTCTTTCTTCTATTATCGGTGTTTTTATTACGCCCGCATTGATCGAAGCGTTTATGGGGTTACAAGGCGCTAACATGAATTTTTGGGAGGCGGTGCTTGATATTGGTAAGCTGTTATTGGTGCCGATGGCCTTGGGTCAATTACTGCGTCCGTATTTAGTGGCGTGGACCACGCGTCATAAAGCCATTGTCGGCAAACTGGATAAATACGTGATCATCCTTATTGTCTATAACGCATTTTGTGATTCGGTAATTAACGGGATTTGGACACAGTTCTCGACGCGTTTACTGTTGCTGTCGATCGCCATTTGTATCGTGGTGTTATTAATTATGGTTCATGGCATTCAATGGGGTGCGCGTTGCTGTGGATTTGAACTGTCTGACGAGGTCGCCGCGGTCTTTTGTGGCACAAAGAAAACCCTCGCCGCCGGCATTCCAATGGCGAAAGTGATTTTTGGGAGTGACCCAAACTTAGGCATGCTGCTGCTTCCTATTATGCTCTACCACCCATTACAAATTTTCTATTGTGCCATGATTGCCAATCGTTATGCCGCGAAAGCGGAGAACAAAGCAACGGTCGCGACCAGTTCGTAA
- a CDS encoding MurR/RpiR family transcriptional regulator, translating to MTNQSDSLSERITFHYEQLSQSGRRIADYLQGHPDKIVMQSTAQIAKACGVSKTTVSRFIRQLGYDDHLALREEVIQQREQGVPVLTSEIEDPSIRHEMQALEQLWAQLATLNIDELIKPIATARRVVVIGYRNSYPVALHLRQQLMQCRDNVHLLPLPGQTVGEDLSQLNDDDFVIVIGIRRRVTHFAQLMEYLRAHHTLLITDQSGQRYSQQCQHILICQMNNHAPLDSYAVPMSLIAFLVNQVYLQLGSDAVTKSRHISQSYSRLHEVE from the coding sequence ATGACCAATCAGAGCGATTCGTTGAGTGAGCGTATTACCTTTCATTATGAACAACTGAGTCAAAGCGGTCGACGTATTGCGGATTATCTGCAAGGACATCCCGACAAAATTGTCATGCAATCGACTGCGCAGATAGCCAAAGCGTGTGGCGTATCAAAAACCACGGTCAGCCGATTTATTCGTCAATTGGGGTACGATGATCACTTGGCGTTGCGAGAAGAAGTGATTCAGCAACGTGAGCAGGGCGTGCCCGTGCTGACGTCGGAGATTGAAGACCCCAGTATTCGACATGAGATGCAGGCATTAGAGCAACTCTGGGCGCAACTGGCGACTTTGAATATCGACGAACTGATCAAACCGATTGCCACCGCTCGACGGGTGGTGGTGATCGGCTATCGCAATAGTTATCCGGTTGCGTTACATTTACGTCAGCAACTGATGCAATGCCGAGATAATGTTCATTTATTACCCCTGCCTGGGCAAACGGTGGGGGAAGATTTAAGCCAACTCAACGACGATGATTTTGTTATTGTGATCGGTATTCGGCGCCGCGTGACACACTTTGCTCAGCTAATGGAATACTTACGGGCTCATCATACGCTGCTGATCACCGACCAATCCGGACAACGTTATAGCCAACAATGCCAGCATATATTAATCTGTCAGATGAATAATCATGCTCCTTTAGACAGCTATGCTGTGCCGATGAGTTTGATCGCATTTTTGGTGAATCAGGTGTATTTACAGTTAGGAAGTGATGCTGTCACAAAAAGCAGACACATCAGTCAGAGTTATTCTCGTTTACATGAAGTAGAATAA
- a CDS encoding transporter substrate-binding domain-containing protein, whose protein sequence is MRIVNYIVKVVAVIGVLASVSAAQADQLAKVEQRGVLNVAVPQDFPPFGSIGTDMQQHGYDIDMATYLAKQLKVKLNLVPVTSANRIPYLQTGKVDLVISSMGKNASRAKVINFSDAYAPFYLGVFGSDDQKVSDAKQLSGKTIAVTRGSVEDLVLSDLAPKDAHIKRFEDNNATLSAYLSGQVRLIATGNLVVTEIANRYPGKAPKTKFLLKNSPCYVGVMKGEPALLNKVNALIQQAKSQGVLNRLSEKWLKAPFPKSLGA, encoded by the coding sequence ATGAGAATCGTAAACTATATCGTCAAAGTCGTCGCCGTGATCGGCGTATTGGCAAGCGTTTCAGCCGCACAAGCGGATCAGTTAGCGAAAGTTGAACAACGAGGAGTACTGAATGTGGCGGTGCCGCAAGATTTTCCGCCATTTGGCTCCATTGGTACTGACATGCAGCAGCATGGCTACGATATCGACATGGCGACGTATCTGGCCAAACAACTGAAGGTGAAATTAAATCTTGTCCCCGTGACCAGTGCCAACCGTATTCCTTATCTGCAAACAGGTAAAGTCGATCTGGTCATTTCTAGCATGGGGAAAAATGCCTCGCGTGCGAAAGTGATCAACTTTAGTGATGCCTATGCACCATTTTATCTTGGGGTCTTTGGTAGTGATGACCAGAAGGTCTCCGACGCTAAACAGCTCAGTGGAAAAACCATCGCGGTGACGCGCGGCTCAGTAGAAGACTTAGTGCTAAGCGATCTGGCTCCAAAAGATGCGCATATTAAACGTTTTGAAGACAACAATGCCACACTGTCTGCTTACCTTTCTGGTCAGGTACGTCTGATTGCCACGGGCAATCTAGTCGTGACCGAAATTGCGAATCGTTACCCAGGAAAAGCCCCTAAAACAAAATTCTTATTAAAAAACTCGCCTTGCTACGTCGGCGTAATGAAAGGCGAACCAGCGCTACTGAATAAAGTGAATGCGTTGATTCAACAAGCCAAGTCGCAGGGAGTATTAAACAGATTGTCAGAAAAATGGCTGAAAGCTCCATTTCCTAAATCACTTGGTGCGTAA
- a CDS encoding pyridoxal-phosphate-dependent aminotransferase family protein — translation MDNQTSIFETLNPPQRLLMGPGPINAYPRVHQAISQSLIGQYDPVMTEYMNQVQSLYRGVFETNNQQTLLVDGTARSGIEAVLVSVLKPGDKILIPVIGRFGHLLCEIAQRVGAEIRTINVEWGHVCSAEQVEDEIKRFQPKLLATVQGDTSTTMNQPLKAIGEVCHRYGVLFYCDATASIAGNELKVDEWHLDAVSAGLQKCLGGPSGSSPITLSDQCAEVINRRKHVEAGIRAAHHKEGGDLMIQSNYFDLAMIMDYWGPERLNHHTEATSMLYAARECARLFLEEGPDKVIARHKQAGEALAAGLSAMGLRLFGDQTQKMNNVVGVYIPDGVQGDEVRSELLNRFGIEIGTSFGPLHGKIWRIGTMGYNAHQECVLTTLAALESILIRHRARIDVGQAVGAAMAFYR, via the coding sequence ATGGATAATCAAACATCAATTTTCGAAACGCTGAATCCACCACAACGTTTATTAATGGGCCCCGGTCCAATCAATGCCTACCCACGAGTGCATCAGGCCATATCCCAATCGCTAATAGGTCAGTACGATCCGGTCATGACGGAGTATATGAATCAAGTACAGAGCTTATATCGCGGCGTTTTTGAGACCAATAATCAACAAACTTTACTTGTCGACGGGACTGCTCGTTCGGGCATTGAGGCGGTCTTAGTGTCCGTATTGAAACCGGGAGATAAAATCTTGATTCCGGTGATTGGCCGGTTTGGTCATTTACTATGTGAAATCGCCCAGCGTGTTGGGGCTGAAATTCGGACAATCAACGTTGAATGGGGACACGTGTGCAGTGCTGAGCAAGTGGAAGACGAAATCAAACGTTTTCAGCCTAAGCTTTTGGCCACCGTGCAAGGGGATACGTCAACGACGATGAATCAACCTCTGAAAGCGATTGGCGAGGTGTGTCATCGTTACGGTGTCTTGTTTTATTGTGATGCGACGGCCTCAATCGCCGGCAATGAACTCAAAGTGGACGAATGGCATTTAGATGCTGTCTCCGCCGGTTTGCAAAAATGTTTAGGTGGGCCGTCTGGTTCATCGCCGATCACATTGAGTGATCAATGTGCTGAAGTCATTAATCGTCGTAAACACGTTGAAGCCGGTATTCGTGCCGCGCATCACAAAGAAGGGGGGGACTTAATGATTCAATCGAATTATTTTGATTTAGCCATGATCATGGATTATTGGGGCCCAGAGCGTTTGAATCATCATACAGAGGCGACGTCAATGTTGTATGCCGCACGAGAATGCGCGCGGTTATTCTTAGAAGAAGGCCCAGACAAGGTGATCGCTCGACATAAGCAAGCGGGTGAGGCGTTAGCCGCTGGGTTATCGGCGATGGGGCTACGCTTGTTTGGCGACCAAACTCAGAAAATGAATAATGTGGTCGGCGTTTATATCCCCGATGGCGTGCAGGGCGATGAGGTACGTTCAGAGCTTCTTAACCGCTTTGGGATTGAAATTGGCACCTCGTTTGGCCCTCTCCACGGTAAAATTTGGCGGATTGGCACCATGGGATATAACGCTCATCAAGAGTGCGTACTGACCACACTGGCAGCGCTAGAATCCATTTTGATTCGCCACCGAGCACGTATTGATGTTGGCCAAGCGGTTGGCGCCGCGATGGCATTTTATCGCTAG
- a CDS encoding amidase, translating into MSMDTRIFCQQGPMHLLPHHAGCLSGFRFVFKDLFDVAGYVTGAGNPQWLVTHEPAQATSPLIEALLAHGAECVGRVQTDELAYSLNGQNIHYGTPVNPAAPECIPGGSSSGSAVAVAGGLADFAIGTDTGGSIRVPASYTNIYGLRPTHGGLSLQAAFELAGRFDTAGLLATHLDVLNKVFHLLYQGKDAPTASLTTLYLDDAFVDLLGRERQQRLQAWCDAAGVSLTRGSLCLASDWDSQQLSELFRVIQGYDIIQNHGPWLQRYGQSLDPAILARVEWARCITQEHYQQALEQYHAFAQWLQSVIFSSGSLWVLPTTPGGPPSLTLEPEALATYRSQLMGLTAYAGLAGLPQLHIPMPELALGPAGISLLGAPYQDAQLLSMAAKLQAGSSDDR; encoded by the coding sequence ATGAGTATGGATACTCGAATCTTTTGTCAGCAAGGGCCGATGCACTTGCTACCTCATCATGCTGGCTGTCTTTCGGGCTTTCGGTTTGTCTTTAAAGATCTGTTTGATGTGGCCGGCTATGTCACTGGCGCAGGCAATCCACAGTGGTTAGTGACTCATGAACCCGCGCAAGCCACATCGCCGCTTATTGAGGCGCTATTGGCTCATGGAGCGGAATGTGTCGGCCGTGTGCAAACCGATGAATTAGCCTACAGCCTTAACGGACAAAATATCCACTATGGTACTCCGGTGAATCCGGCCGCGCCTGAATGTATCCCCGGTGGATCATCCAGTGGTTCGGCCGTTGCCGTCGCGGGAGGGCTGGCCGATTTTGCTATTGGTACCGACACGGGAGGGTCGATACGCGTTCCCGCGAGTTATACGAATATTTATGGTCTGCGTCCGACCCATGGAGGGCTAAGCTTACAGGCCGCCTTTGAGTTGGCGGGACGGTTTGATACCGCGGGGTTACTCGCAACGCACTTGGATGTGTTAAATAAGGTGTTTCATTTGCTATATCAGGGCAAAGATGCACCGACGGCGTCGCTCACTACGTTGTATCTTGATGATGCCTTCGTTGATTTATTGGGAAGAGAGCGTCAGCAGCGTTTGCAGGCTTGGTGTGATGCGGCTGGTGTTTCGTTAACTCGTGGCTCGCTATGCTTGGCGAGTGACTGGGATTCTCAGCAACTGAGTGAGCTGTTTCGCGTGATACAGGGCTATGACATCATCCAAAATCATGGTCCTTGGTTGCAACGATATGGGCAGAGTTTGGACCCCGCGATCCTCGCTCGGGTCGAGTGGGCTCGGTGTATTACGCAAGAGCACTACCAGCAAGCACTAGAACAATACCATGCCTTTGCTCAGTGGTTACAGAGCGTGATTTTCTCCAGTGGCAGCCTTTGGGTGCTGCCGACAACACCGGGTGGTCCTCCCAGCTTAACGCTCGAACCAGAGGCGCTCGCAACGTATCGCTCGCAACTGATGGGATTGACTGCCTATGCCGGCTTAGCGGGGCTACCTCAGTTACATATTCCTATGCCGGAACTGGCTTTGGGGCCCGCTGGCATTTCATTATTAGGGGCGCCTTATCAAGATGCTCAGCTTCTTTCTATGGCGGCAAAATTGCAGGCAGGGAGCTCAGATGACAGATAA
- a CDS encoding amino acid ABC transporter permease has translation MSYQLNFSGLTPYMPEFVSGLQTTIELTLISTVGGLALGTACAALNISRYTACSRLCSCYIEVIRNTPFIVQLFFIFFGLPALGVKLSAWEAGVIAMVINLGAYSAEILRSGIAATPKGQWEAGRTLGLTHGQIFCRIILPPAYCRVYPSLVSQCIIVMLGSAVVSQISVEDLTFAANFVQSRSFLSFESYIVTALIYLVLAVVMRQLFAWLKRRVFRYSFR, from the coding sequence ATGAGCTATCAGTTAAATTTTTCAGGATTGACCCCTTACATGCCAGAGTTTGTCTCTGGCTTGCAAACGACGATTGAGTTAACGCTCATTTCGACCGTGGGCGGATTGGCGTTAGGAACCGCATGCGCAGCACTGAATATCAGCCGCTATACCGCATGCTCACGCTTATGCTCGTGTTACATTGAAGTGATTCGCAATACCCCGTTCATTGTACAATTATTTTTTATTTTCTTTGGTCTTCCCGCATTGGGCGTCAAACTGTCTGCGTGGGAAGCGGGCGTTATTGCGATGGTCATCAATTTAGGTGCTTACAGCGCGGAAATTTTGCGTTCAGGCATTGCAGCAACGCCCAAAGGTCAGTGGGAAGCAGGGCGGACTTTGGGTCTAACCCATGGACAGATCTTTTGTCGTATTATTTTACCGCCAGCCTATTGCCGAGTGTACCCATCGCTGGTGAGTCAATGCATTATCGTGATGTTGGGCTCAGCGGTGGTCTCACAAATATCAGTAGAAGATTTGACCTTTGCGGCCAACTTTGTGCAGTCACGTAGCTTTTTAAGTTTCGAGTCTTACATTGTCACCGCGCTCATTTATTTGGTGTTGGCGGTGGTTATGCGTCAATTGTTTGCATGGCTGAAACGGCGTGTATTTCGTTACTCATTTCGCTAG
- a CDS encoding gamma-glutamyltransferase family protein, whose protein sequence is MTDKQTAFTAPHYLAAQTGQRILESGGTACEAMVAAAAMITVQYPHMSGLGGDGFWLIAKAGERPVAIDASGPAAAGATLTSYQQRADGIPESGGAAALTMAGAVAGWQMALQYNHSGLGLEALLGDAIQAAEAGIDVTDSLAFASHKTFARLQDEPHFNQWYLTDSMPLSAGEQIANVALSKTLQHIAHSGLDDFYHGELAKRMADDLQAVGSPLQLSDFHEYAARWCEPLTASISKGQLYNLGAPTQGLASLLILAIYDRLVNDNMLEIDHVHCLVEATKQAFIIRDRLITDPQCMSEELQDYLAPDHIEALAQAVDSNQAAPWPHVAKPGDTVWMGACDKDGTMVSYIQSLYWEFGSGVVLPQTGIVWNCRGKSFSLDDRHHNVLAPRKKPFHTLNPAYAELNDGRRMVYGTMGGEGQPQTQGCLFSRYVYQNETLQDAVAKPRWLLGRTWGTAKDNLRLEQGLYDTLGASLKKRGHDVTVVPNNNEVMGHAGAIMICANGTAQATSDPRSDGTYLLGDFHG, encoded by the coding sequence ATGACAGATAAACAAACCGCATTTACGGCTCCTCATTATTTGGCCGCACAAACCGGTCAACGGATTTTAGAGTCTGGTGGCACCGCCTGTGAAGCGATGGTGGCGGCGGCCGCGATGATTACGGTGCAATATCCACACATGAGTGGATTAGGCGGCGATGGTTTTTGGCTCATCGCGAAAGCCGGTGAACGGCCCGTTGCGATTGATGCCAGTGGTCCTGCCGCAGCAGGAGCGACGTTGACATCCTATCAACAACGAGCTGATGGCATTCCTGAAAGTGGTGGCGCTGCGGCACTCACAATGGCCGGAGCCGTTGCGGGGTGGCAAATGGCGTTGCAATACAATCATTCAGGACTGGGTTTGGAGGCGTTGCTGGGAGACGCGATTCAAGCGGCAGAAGCCGGTATTGATGTGACCGATAGTTTGGCGTTCGCCAGTCATAAAACATTCGCTCGTTTGCAAGATGAGCCTCATTTTAATCAATGGTATTTGACTGATAGCATGCCGCTGTCTGCGGGCGAGCAAATCGCTAACGTGGCTCTGAGTAAAACCCTGCAACATATAGCCCACTCTGGCTTGGATGACTTTTATCATGGTGAATTAGCCAAACGCATGGCAGACGATCTCCAAGCGGTTGGCAGCCCACTGCAATTGAGTGATTTTCATGAATATGCAGCACGCTGGTGTGAGCCACTAACGGCTTCGATTTCTAAAGGTCAGTTGTATAACTTAGGGGCACCGACACAGGGACTCGCTTCGCTATTAATTTTAGCCATTTACGATCGCTTAGTGAATGACAACATGCTAGAAATCGATCATGTCCACTGTTTGGTGGAAGCCACAAAACAGGCGTTCATCATCCGAGATCGATTGATTACCGATCCCCAGTGTATGAGCGAAGAATTGCAAGATTACTTAGCCCCGGATCACATTGAAGCGCTGGCACAGGCGGTCGATAGCAATCAAGCTGCACCGTGGCCACATGTGGCTAAGCCGGGGGATACCGTATGGATGGGGGCTTGTGATAAAGATGGAACCATGGTGAGCTACATCCAAAGCTTATATTGGGAGTTTGGTTCTGGTGTTGTTTTACCCCAAACCGGCATCGTATGGAATTGTCGGGGGAAAAGCTTTTCATTAGATGACCGCCATCACAATGTTTTGGCGCCGCGCAAGAAACCGTTTCATACGTTGAATCCAGCCTATGCCGAACTGAACGATGGTCGACGTATGGTGTACGGCACAATGGGCGGTGAAGGACAACCCCAGACGCAAGGGTGTTTGTTCAGCCGTTACGTCTACCAAAATGAGACGTTGCAAGACGCGGTGGCGAAACCAAGATGGTTACTTGGCCGGACATGGGGAACCGCCAAAGACAATTTACGCTTAGAACAAGGACTGTACGATACCTTAGGAGCTAGCTTAAAAAAACGAGGCCACGACGTAACGGTGGTCCCAAACAACAATGAAGTGATGGGGCATGCCGGTGCCATCATGATCTGCGCCAATGGCACTGCACAAGCGACAAGTGATCCGCGCAGTGACGGAACTTACCTACTGGGAGACTTTCATGGATAA
- a CDS encoding amino acid ABC transporter ATP-binding protein, translating to MSVVSIEQVHKYYGEAHVLKGVELKVKQGEVISIIGRSGSGKSTLLRCINGLEEHQEGAIIVDSQAVENDDYKLRLLSRSVGMVFQSFNLFPHMTVSDNVTLAPKLVLKKDAAECQALAKSLLEKVGLADKYDAYPGELSGGQQQRVAIARSLAMSPKVLLCDEITSALDPELVGEVLKVLETLKKEGMTLILVTHEMNFARDVGDRVVFMNQGKVWEEGPSNEVFAHPKTPELQSFLAAVR from the coding sequence ATGTCCGTCGTTAGTATTGAACAAGTCCATAAATATTATGGTGAAGCCCACGTTTTAAAAGGGGTCGAACTAAAAGTAAAGCAAGGCGAGGTCATCTCCATCATTGGCCGTAGCGGCTCCGGAAAAAGTACCTTATTACGCTGTATTAATGGGCTTGAAGAACACCAAGAAGGAGCAATCATTGTTGATAGCCAAGCGGTTGAAAATGATGATTACAAATTACGTTTACTGAGCCGCAGCGTCGGAATGGTGTTTCAAAGCTTTAATTTATTTCCACACATGACAGTGAGTGACAACGTCACTTTGGCGCCCAAGCTGGTGCTCAAAAAAGACGCGGCCGAATGCCAAGCGTTGGCGAAATCGCTGTTGGAAAAAGTGGGGTTAGCGGATAAATATGACGCCTATCCGGGAGAGCTATCGGGGGGACAACAGCAGCGCGTCGCGATCGCTCGCTCGTTGGCGATGTCACCGAAGGTGTTATTGTGCGATGAAATTACCTCAGCATTGGATCCGGAGTTGGTCGGCGAAGTCCTTAAAGTATTAGAGACGTTAAAAAAGGAAGGCATGACGCTGATTCTTGTTACCCATGAGATGAATTTCGCGCGAGATGTCGGTGACCGTGTGGTGTTCATGAATCAAGGGAAAGTTTGGGAAGAAGGGCCGAGTAACGAGGTATTTGCTCACCCGAAAACGCCCGAGTTACAAAGTTTTCTAGCGGCCGTTCGCTAA
- a CDS encoding amino acid ABC transporter permease — translation MMQFTDWDILRNLLMAARWTIALSLIAFIGGGVIGLLLTALRSSKYLSFGRVIQLYVELFQGTPLLMQLFLCFFGLSLIGIEVNAWTAAIIALTLYSSAYFHDIWRGCIESLPKGQWEACRTLGLTYLDTMRYVIAPQAIQLAIAPTVGFSVQIVKGTALASIIGFVELTKAGTMLNNATFQPFKVFTFVAILYFAICFPLSALARYLEKHRYVRR, via the coding sequence ATGATGCAATTTACGGATTGGGATATTCTGCGTAACTTATTGATGGCCGCTCGTTGGACTATTGCGTTATCGCTCATTGCGTTTATCGGTGGTGGCGTGATTGGCTTACTGCTGACGGCGCTGCGCAGCAGCAAGTATCTGTCTTTCGGCCGGGTGATTCAACTGTATGTGGAGCTATTCCAAGGCACGCCTCTTTTGATGCAGTTATTCTTGTGTTTCTTCGGTTTGTCCTTGATCGGAATAGAAGTCAATGCGTGGACCGCCGCGATCATTGCTTTGACACTTTATAGCAGCGCGTATTTTCACGACATTTGGCGTGGGTGTATTGAGTCTCTACCCAAGGGACAATGGGAGGCTTGTCGTACTTTAGGCCTGACTTACCTAGATACCATGCGTTATGTCATCGCGCCACAAGCGATTCAGCTTGCGATTGCTCCGACTGTGGGGTTCTCCGTGCAAATTGTTAAAGGAACAGCTTTGGCCTCTATCATTGGTTTCGTGGAATTAACCAAAGCCGGCACCATGCTAAATAATGCAACTTTTCAGCCTTTTAAAGTGTTCACCTTTGTGGCTATTTTGTATTTTGCTATTTGTTTTCCGCTTTCTGCGTTAGCTCGTTACTTGGAGAAGCACCGTTATGTCCGTCGTTAG